Below is a genomic region from Lineus longissimus chromosome 16, tnLinLong1.2, whole genome shotgun sequence.
GGTTTAGCCGAGTTGTCTTtaccaatgtcaatgtcaatgttcaGTTCTTCTGTTGCTCGAACTTCAAGCGGATACAGCTTTGTTATGGGCCTGTTGGTAgtcccatgttttgttttgatttcggCGCTGCGTACGAAACCATCGTTGCCGAAGACGAGTTTGGTGACTCTAGCTAATGTCCAGTCAATACGTTTCttaatgtcatcatgaacaagaACGATATCACCGACTTTGATTGCGTTTTCAGTCGGAGCGTATTTGACATTTTGCAAGTGCCTTTCTCTTAAAGCGGTAAGATACTCATTGCGCCACCGTTGCCGGAAGTGTTTGAATATTTGATTCAGACGTTGAGCACGTTTCTCGAGATTTCGTTGTCCGGTATTCTCCCGTATTTGGAAGGTTGCATCTTCGTCCTCTAGATGGCGCGGTAAGGTTCTGAGCAGGCGTCCATGCATGAGATGAGCTGGTGTCAGTGGTTCCCCGTCGCTAACATAAGTGATTGGCCTATCATTCAGTGTTGCTTCTATTTCTGCGGTAATAGTGTTCAATTCATCCAAATCTACGCGGGCACGTCCCAATACCTTTTTAAGGGAGAGTTTGGTTAGTCCTATCAAACGTTCCCAGAAACCCCCGAACCAGGGTGCGCGTTTGGGAATAAAGTGCCATGTCACATGGTTATTCTGCATATATTGTTCTAGTCTCTTAATTTCCTCCGCGGCTGAGAGAAATGTTGTTGCGTTATCCGAAATGATTTTAGCCGGAAGTGATCTCCTGGCGGCGAATCGGCGAAATGCGttcagaaatgaaatggtaGACATATCATTGACAATCTCCAGATGTATGCCACGTGTGACGGCGCAGGTAAATAAACAGACATATACCTTTTTCTCCTGTGTAGGTGTTATCACGAAGAGGTGACCGGTAAAGTCAATGCCAGTTATCTCGAAAGGCGGAGCGTCCTGCACTCGGAAGCTCTGAAGTGGTGGAGATATCGGTGATCTGAACGGCTTGCCTGTAAGCTTCTTACAGATTACGCAGTTGCGAAGTACAGATTTCACTACGTTACGTATTTGCGGTATCCAGTATGAGTGTCTAATGTTGGTGGTGGTAGCCTGTATGCCCGAATGAAGCACGATGCGATGGGCGCGCTGAACGATGAGTCCGGTGAAATCATGAACGCGTGGTAAGAGTGCGGGAAATTTGGTTACGTAATCCAGTGGTGCATTTTGCAATCTCCCTCCAACTCTCAGGATCCCGTTATCGTCCAAAAACAGACGGAGTTGTCGAACTAGGGGAGCTCTGACTCGTACGCCATTAATCgcttgtatttcttgatgataaATGTCACTTTGAAGGGCTTGCAACCAGATGTTTTCTGCTTGAATGAGGTCCTTAACTTTGATTGGCGCGCGACTGTCCTTATCTCCCTTCATGAGTTTCGTGAATTTAAGTACTAAGGCGGTAACTCGCGTGAGGTGCGTGATGGATCTGAATCGCTTGATATCCATGATTCTCATTATGTTGGGCGTGTCTTTTGAGTCGTTATCTGAGGCGGGTGGATCCTCTAAATCGTCATCCTCGTGTTGAAGAAGCACGGTGTCGTTCGCTTATGCGGCTAGAGGCCATTCGCCATGTCCCAACCAATCCGGTCCATTCCACCAGAGATACGATGTTGCTAGGGCTGTAGCGGAAATCCCTCGCGTGAGCAGGTCTGCCGGGTTTTGATGTGTTGGGCAATAGGAAAAGTTCATGAAGCAGCCAGCTTTAACTTCCGTAATGCGATTCTGGACGAAGAAGATGTTTGGTAGTTTTAAGCCAGCTAAGAACAATCTGACTATCGGACCATAGGACGCATTTCGTAACATTGAAGTGTAGTTGATGTTTGATGAAGCTTGTTAGACGGGTTCCTAACACTGCAGCCATTAATTCCATGCGAGGAATTGTGAGTGGACGAGTTGGGGCAACGCGTGACTTGGTCATCACGAGCGATGTCTTGTTCCCGATTTTCAAGTAGACCGCGGCACCATATCCCCTGCTGAGGCTTGCGTCCGAAAAGCAGTGTAATTCGCAGTCTCCAGTTGGCATGTTTGGGATGTATCGGCGCGGGATGTTAATCCTGTCAAAATCTCGTTGAAGATCATCCCAGGTGGTCTGCAGATAAGACGGAAGTGGCTCGTCCCAATCTACTTTACACTTCCATAATTCCTGTAATAGGATTTTTGCGCGAATCTGAACTGGGGCCAAATACCCCAACGGATCATAAACACTTGACACGTGTTTGAGTATTTCACGTTTCGTGGCGGATTTTGTAGTTGTATTCCATTTCATGCCAAGGATGGGTACGGTTTCCTCTTTCAGCAATAGTCCGTCTCGACGAGCTAAGGCGCGTAGTTCGGCATTATTGGATGCCCAAGATCGTAGGGTGAAACCGGCGGTGTCTAGCATATCGTTTGCTTCCTCATAGTAGGCAATAGCTTGCTCGGGTAATGTCCCCGATGCGACATTATCAACGTAAATGTTCTCTTTTAGATCATTAGCTACATCTGTTTGATATTGGTCCAGATGTGTGCGGACAACGGCGTTCAATAGTGCTGGACTGCTGACAGATCCAAATAGGACAGAACTGAATCTGTAGACGATGAAGTTACTTTCAGGATCGTCAGGGTCTTCTAACCATAGGAATTTGGTGAAATTGCGGTCTCCTTCATCGAGGGTGATGCTTAAAAAGGCTTTCTCAATGTCACTGACAAAGGCGGTTTCATGAGTGCGGAATCTGATCAACATTCCAACTAGATCGTTGAGGAATGGCGGACCCTTTTGTAAACAATCATTGAGACTGGGCGAGGTTTTGTTTGCTTTAGCGCTACAATCATACACAATCCTAATTGGAGTAGTGATTGAGTCCTTCTTCACTGATCTGTGAGGGAGGTAATGTCCGGCGTTTGGATCATCTTCAGTAACACGTTCGATGAATCTACGAGTATCCTGATCCGTGATGATGCGGTGATAGATGGCCCTGTTTTCATCTGACAACTTCCTAATCATTGTTCTCGTTCGTTGACATGTATTGGCATAATTGGTCGGCAAGGGTTGATGATCTCACTTCCAAGGTAactaatgccgtggtcacactggggttttaacacgaattgaattcgaattaaaacgttgatacgtattggggcgtcacactcaattcggttcataccgatctcaatccgctttaaccaacacggttcttaaaccgaattgaatgcgaatcagctaatccgaatcaacgaaaccgtattgagatttcaagtgtgacgcgcttgatacgaattaaggttttcgatcgcactgcgcatgcgcccggcgcatggaaagtgacctttgaccgcgggaactagtgctccgaactagttaactgatgtatttaaatgatctcattaactcaaatcgtttttcgttatgccatagaatagggaaaaatcaactcccttgcacgtgacttgcatttccatttcctggcaaggtatgttgccgccggttcgttggtcaaaggtacgctggtcagcaacatcgtcgcggcggggttttccccggttttggcctcgttttcgagggcgaggccgggattctccgctaatagcgacggtggtgttgactcgctgaggacactcctctttgacccgaactttggcaataggcatggccgggagatggaaatggtcaagcaccttacgcgattttaacttgttaataatgactgtgtgatactgtgatattatatacttatatgttttgtactcgtaaattttattctcccatatgggaggttaataaataataataataataataacagatggcgcgtcgttagtatgcattgagtgtggcgcgttttagaccaatttgaatgggtattcgggccagtgtgacgcgaccgttctgaaactggattaatcaattcgtattccggagagcgctctacggaattcggtttcaattcgcatccagtgtgaacacaccattagcTACGTAGCCCGGTTCATTTGGAGCTTTCCGGATGTACTGCTGGAAATCTTTCAAGTTGGTGATGTCAGGGTCGGATGGCTGGCCTGGATCTTCGATACCAATAGCATCCAGGTCCCACAGGCGAGGTAAGTCATCAACATCAAGTGGTGCTGCAGGTTGCGTGAAGAGATGGAAGGCTGAAACCTTGTTGATGTAATCGGTTGGAAGGGCGGAACCTGATAGTAGGTATCCTAATTTGGATGAGACGGCTGTGGGGCCTGATCCACGTACCACGTGATCCTCGACTCAGTCCCAGTAATGGTCGGCACCAATCAGAATCGAGATGTTGAAAGACGCTTCGTCTGATGGAGGATGGGCCAATGTCAGATTACGGAGGTATGGCAGTCTAGACAGGTCACGTGTTATGAGATTCTGGAATGGAGTTGAAATCTGGGGTACGATAAGTGCAGAGAGCTCAATTGCCTGACCTTTTGGTGTGATAACGGCGAAATTGACGACATCAAAGGTTTGCGATTGCGATGATTCATTTCCGAAAACAGCTAGGTTTATGGTTTCGTGGCGGGCGGTCTCGAGTTGTATCCTGTCCGCTAAGTGTTTTGTGATGAACGTCCTAGTTGCGCCTTCGTCAAACAGGATGGTTGCGTTGATCTGTTGATCTCGCTGATTGGAAACATCTGCTTTCGCTGTTTTCAACAGGATTGGGCTCATCCTGGCGGCGTGGGCGAGCTTGGCGTGATGATCTGTGGGAACTACTTTCTCCTGGTGCGCTTCTTCACCCTTTCCCTTCGAAATATCGTTGCTGCGAGTTTTTTCCTTGGGTTTGATTGACGTGTTTTTGCGTGATTCGTTGTATCCACCGGTTGTTCCGGAGCATAGAGCGGTATGGTGTCTTTTATGACAGTTTTTGCAAGACTTTCTTGAGCGACATTCGTTTACGCGGTGGGCACCGAGGCAATTGAAACAGATATTCTCACGTTTCGCAATATCATATCGCTTATTTACATCCGAAACGACAACACACTCGGTATGATAATGATCTCCTTTACACCAGGCACATTTTGGTTTATTAGCGACGGGGGTGGTACTGAATCTTCCACGATGATGAGTATTCCTTTTCGCGTTAGTGTGAAAGGCGGCGGTGGCGTTGGTCTCGCTAGAGAAAGGCATTGCGTAATCCGAAGTAGAAAACGTATTGTAATCCGGTGTGACGTTCGAATCCCCTGCTTCCATAGCACGTAATTCCTTTCGTAAGGTTTCCCGTAATTCCTGAAGTGTAAACTCGGCGATCCCGTGTGATCGTGTAATCTGTTGGCGGATGTCCCTGTGAATCTTGCCCAATAACATAGGTACTAACAGTTCCTGATACGATGATTCGGCCTTTCCAAGGGCTGTTAACCCTCGGACGTACGTTTCGAGTTTGTCCATGAATGAGCGAAGGCCAGTGACGTCTGATGACGTCCTCGGAAGTTGCCATAGGGCTTGCATGTAGGCGCTTATGATCCTCTGTTTTTCACCATAGCGTTCTTTCAGAAGCTGGAATGCATGCCTGTAATTGGCGTCAGTCAGCGGCAATCCTGCGATAGTTGAGTATGCCTCGCCCTCAAGTTGGGCGCGTAAAAACTGGAATTTCTCAATTGGCGTGAGTGTATCGTTCGTGCCAATAGCGGAGTTAAAGTCATCTTCGAATGTCTGCCACAGCAGCACATTCCCGTTGAATTTGGTGATCGTAAGTTTGGGGAGACGATATGAGCGTGACTTACTTGGTGACGTAGTAGCGGTGGGTCCAGTTGACGTATCATGCGTTGTGAGTTTGTTTCGTTTCCGTAGGTATCTGCCGTATTGGTGGCGTACGTTAATGAGGTAGTCATctatgaggcgccatgtgggacTTTAATTGTTTccctaaattatttcaaataatgtcattgtttcaaacaaaaaatgaacaaatcagaaattatttcatccaataaagtacgttttagaaacaattattttgtattcaaaccagCGTTTTTATCTTTTAAACCATCggtttattttcaaaccaggAATACATACACAAATTGTTTCCATACCATAGTAGTTCTGCAAATCCATGGTTTGGAAACCATACCAAGTTAtcctttttattatttcaaaccatgtggattcgcaaagtcattatttcaatggtttacaaaccacgaatatgtgcgtaAAACATTCTTTGCATCCCATGAAAAATTGTATACGCTACAAACTTGTGGTATGCATATAATTGTTTTACGCAGCCAcgggcgccatgtgggaattaaattatttgacgaaattatttgaaataagcaaattatatcgaaataaatgagtgaactaagtcaagattatttccaaaccataaatttgcttattcaattgtattcaaaccatttactgttcctatcgatattgtttcaaacaatgaatttgctctcttttgattatattcatccaataaaacaacgtaactttattgttttcaaataatacattttctgaatatccgtggtttcaaataatcaaactgtctcgaaatgatggtttgataaataatcaaaattaaaaaagtcatggcttctcaaaccaggaaattgtccattgcattggatgataaacaatcacgtacaaaatcattatttccaaaccatcactttaacaaactgatcgtttcaaatcatgaaagtatgcacgaaattatttgtatacaatctaattgtactcatctaatgttgattatttgcatcccagcaacgttttttcaaaccatgaaaacgcgaGCTCtgattgtttccatccaatcactttcaaaagtcattgtttccatccaatcaaaactacgttcatggtatgcgcacatggtttgcgcagtagacgggttttaggtctcgttagggagtttttcccaaatgtacgcgatgatgacgtcgTACATTGATaggaacagtaaatggtttgaatacaattaaataagcaaatttatggtttggaaataatcttgacttggttcactcatttatttcgatataatttgcttatttcaaataatttcgtcaaataatttaattcccacatggcgcccgTGGCTGCGTAAAACAATTATATGCATACCACAAGTTTGTAGCGTATACAATTTTTCATGGGATGCAAAGAATGTTTtacgcacatattcgtggtttgtaaaccattgaaataatgactttgcgaatccacatggtttgaaataataaaaaggaCAACTTGGTATGGTTTCCAAACCATGGATTTGCAGAACTACTATGGTATGGAAacaatttgtgtatgttttcctggtttgaaaataaaccgatggtttaaaaaataaaaacgctggtttgaatacaaaataattgtttctaaaacgtactttattggatgaaataatttctgatttgttcattttttgtttgaaacaatgacattatttgaaataatttagggAAACAATTAAAgtcccacatggcgcctcatagTCATCTGCTTCCTCGATGGTGGCTTCATACAATGTATCCTCGACTAATGTAAGAATGTTCTTGTCTAATGTCTCAAGCAGTTCGATTTTATTGTCAATTAGTTCCAACACGATCGATACTTCGTCTGCATCTCCCGTCGCGTACACTTCGTCAAATCTGGTGAATAATTTTGTCAGTTGGCCTCTGTGAGAAGCCCTCGAACGTTTCTCCTTGGCACAGTCTTCTGTATCCGGAGCCATAGTGAAGGTTAAGTACGAAAAGGAACGAAATCGATCAATCCTGGTCACTGCACCAAAATGTGGTTTATCCACATTAGAATCCAGGTTGTTCGCCTTTCGTTCCACGTGGCTGATGAAGAGGGAGCGTAAATACACAGAGCGACATGAACACAATGATTGCTATAACTAGACTAAACTTTAATGAGTAACAATATCACACATACGGTATAGATACAAGATAAGATAATATGATTGGTTATCAAGACATGAGTAGGAGGAGCCAAGAGTCTTAATGTTGTGAGTGATGCTAAGAGGAATATGCAAATTCCGACAAGGCCCAGGCCGGTCTGTTGCCTTGCGAGCTTCTGTGGCAATAAAGGTATTACCAAAAATTATATAAGCTCGCTTAAATATTTTTGGTATTACTAAATGCCTTGTAATCAATGAAGCTTCTCGATCCAATGACCTCCTGAACAACGACCATGTCGTCCACCACAAAACACATTGGAATGTCTGCATTGGCCCGGCAACCAACTTCGTCGGTTACGGTATTATCCGCAGGTTCCTCCAGGATTGGCACATTTTTACTGTTGCTATTTGTGGGATGGAGGGCACCATCAGATCCAAGTAGCAAACGAGGCTGAACGTTAAGGTCAAATCTGTCTTGCCGACCGTGCACTTACCAGtaatctacatgtagctatgAGACAAAATTTTCTGTGGGTATATTTGGCGGCAAGCTTGAAAGTCAATATCGCGGCCATCTGGCCTTGATTTCGATTGTTCCATTCGATTGGTCAGACCCGAAAACCCGGGGGTAGGTGCTGGGATTAGGTGCCTATCTGCAGTAGATTTTGAGATATCGGCAATAATGTGTCATTTGctgtggccattttgaaatccaagatggcagccgaaatATGATTGAATGATATCAGAAAGTTGAGTACAGGCGTAGAAAAACGAGAATTTATCAATTACAATACTCG
It encodes:
- the LOC135500812 gene encoding uncharacterized protein LOC135500812, with the protein product MDIKRFRSITHLTRVTALVLKFTKLMKGDKDSRAPIKVKDLIQAENIWLQALQSDIYHQEIQAINGVRVRAPLVRQLRLFLDDNGILRVGGRLQNAPLDYVTKFPALLPRVHDFTGLIVQRAHRIVLHSGIQATTTNIRHSYWIPQIRNVVKSVLRNCVICKKLTGKPFRSPISPPLQSFRVQDAPPFEITGIDFTGHLFVITPTQEKKVYVCLFTCAVTRGIHLEIVNDMSTISFLNAFRRFAARRSLPAKIISDNATTFLSAAEEIKRLEQYMQNNHVTWHFIPKRAPWFGGFWERLIGLTKLSLKKVLGRARVDLDELNTITAEIEATLNDRPITYVSDGEPLTPAHLMHGRLLRTLPRHLEDEDATFQIRENTGQRNLEKRAQRLNQIFKHFRQRWRNEYLTALRERHLQNVKYAPTENAIKVGDIVLVHDDIKKRIDWTLARVTKLVFGNDGFVRSAEIKTKHGTTNRPITKLYPLEVRATEELNIDIDIGKDNSAKPAMQDNIAPNPTQTTRPKRKAAVKANKLVANWLQDSDLD